A region of Vitis vinifera cultivar Pinot Noir 40024 chromosome 13, ASM3070453v1 DNA encodes the following proteins:
- the LOC100262072 gene encoding protein trichome birefringence-like 33 yields the protein MKPPFSSPTSSSVLRKARFSPYLFTLLAFIVFVAVLYGEDFSCIVELGSESDGRPIEKRREKLPFAIGEIEGGRCDVFSGMWVRDESNRPLYEESECPYIQPQLTCQEHGRPEKEYQFWRWKPHDCSLPNFNATLMLETLRGKRMMFVGDSLNRGQYVSMVCLLHSLIPEDAKSMETFDSLTIFTAKEYNATIEFYWAPFLLESNSDDAVIHRVSDRIVRKGSINKHGKYWKGVDILVFNTYLWWMTGLKMKILRGSFDDEVKDIVEITTEDAFRMAMKSMLKWVEKNMDPKKTRVFFTSMSPSHAKSIDWGGEAGKNCYNETTMIEDPTYWGSDCRKSVMEVIGEVFSKSKVPITFLNITQLSSYRRDAHTSIYKKQWSPLTPEQLANPVSYADCVHWCLPGLQDTWNELLFTKLFYP from the exons ATGAAGCCACCTTTCTCATCTCCGACCTCCTCCTCTGTTCTCAGAAAGGCTCGCTTTTCTCCATATCTCTTCACTTTACTGGCCTTCATCGTCTTCGTCGCAGTCCTCTACGGCGAGGACTTCAGCTGCATCGTCGAACTCGGTTCCGAATCGGACGGCCGCCCAATCG AGAAGAGGAGGGAAAAGCTGCCGTTCGCCATCGGAGAGATCGAGGGAGGGCGGTGCGATGTGTTCAGCGGGATGTGGGTTCGGGACGAGTCGAATCGGCCGCTCTACGAGGAATCCGAGTGTCCGTACATACAACCACAGTTGACTTGCCAAGAACATGGAAGACCTGAGAAAGAGTATCAGTTCTGGAGATGGAAACCTCATGACTGCTCTCTTCCCAA TTTCAATGCGACCTTGATGCTTGAGACCCTCAGAGGGAAGAGGATGATGTTTGTGGGCGATTCCTTGAACCGAGGTCAGTATGTTTCTATGGTCTGTCTTCTTCATTCACTTATCCCTGAAGATGCCAAATCCATGGAAACCTTCGATTCGCTCACCATCTTCACGGCCAAG GAGTATAATGCGACGATCGAGTTCTACTGGGCACCATTTCTTCTCGAATCAAACTCAGATGATGCTGTGATCCATAGGGTATCTGATAGAATAGTGAGGAAGGGTTCGATCAACAAGCATGGTAAATACTGGAAGGGCGTGGATATTTTGGTATTCAACACCTATCTTTGGTGGATGActggcctgaagatgaagatctT GCGAGGTTCGTTTGATGATGAAGTGAAAGACATCGTGGAAATAACGACGGAGGATGCTTTCCGGATGGCAATGAAAAGTATGTTGAAATGGGTAGAGAAGAATATGGATCCTAAGAAGACCAGGGTCTTCTTTACTAGCATGTCACCCTCTCATGCAAA GAGCATAGATTGGGGAGGTGAAGCAGGTAAGAACTGTTACAATGAAACAACAATGATCGAAGATCCAACATACTGGGGATCAGACTGTCGGAAAAGCGTAATGGAGGTTATTGGAGAAGTGTTCAGTAAATCAAAGGTGCCCATTACATTTCTCAACATCACCCAACTTTCAAGTTACCGCAGGGATGCTCACACTTCAATCTACAAGAAGCAATGGTCTCCATTAACCCCAGAGCAGTTAGCAAACCCCGTAAGCTATGCTGATTGTGTGCATTGGTGTTTGCCTGGCCTTCAAGATACTTGGAATGAACTTCTTTTCACCAAGCTTTTctacccttaa
- the LOC100256965 gene encoding abscisic acid receptor PYL4 produces the protein MPSSLQLHRINNIDPTTVAVAATAAVNCHKQSRTPLRCATPVPDAVASYHAHAVGPHQCCSMVVQTTAAALPTVWSVVRRFDNPQAYKHFLKSCHVIFGDGDIGTLREVHVVSGLPAESSTERLEILDDERHVLSFSVVGGDHRLCNYRSVTTLHPSPTGTGTVVVESYVVDIPPGNTKEDTCVFVDTIVKCNLQSLAQMSEKLTNNNRNSS, from the coding sequence ATGCCCTCATCACTTCAGCTTCACAGAATCAATAACATTGATCCCACCACAGTCGCCGTCGCCGCCACCGCTGCAGTCAACTGCCACAAGCAGTCGCGGACCCCGCTAAGGTGTGCCACTCCGGTGCCGGACGCGGTGGCTAGCTACCACGCCCACGCGGTTGGCCCCCACCAGTGCTGCTCCATGGTGGTGCAGACCACGGCGGCGGCGCTCCCCACCGTGTGGTCCGTCGTGCGCCGCTTCGACAACCCCCAGGCGTACAAGCATTTCCTGAAGAGCTGCCACGTCATCTTCGGGGACGGCGACATCGGCACCCTCCGCGAGGTCCACGTGGTGTCGGGACTCCCCGCGGAGTCCAGCACCGAGCGCCTGGAGATTCTAGACGATGAGCGGCACGTCCTCAGCTTCAGCGTCGTCGGCGGCGACCACCGGCTCTGCAATTACCGGTCCGTCACCACTCTACACCCTTCCCCGACCGGAACTGGGACCGTTGTCGTCGAATCTTACGTCGTTGATATCCCGCCGGGTAACACGAAGGAGGATACTTGTGTTTTCGTGGACACGATCGTGAAATGCAACTTGCAGTCACTAGCCCAGATGTCTGAAAAACTTACCAACAATAATAGAAATTCATCTTAA